The stretch of DNA GAAATGGTTTCAATCCACTCATCATGTAATGGAGAAGTAAATAAACAATATATCTCTTCTTTTTGAATATTTTCTTGTTGCTCTTGTTTTAAATGAAAGAGGTTACAAAAATCATGATCTAAAATATAATGAGGAATAATTGAAGTTTGGGACTTATTTTTTTTATTTATTTGTTCTAATTTTTGTTCAAAATTAACTTTAATTTGATTTCTTAAAAAATAATTATCTGTTAATTTTTTTTTATCAGATAAAGCACAATCATTTAATTGAAGTTCGGTTAATTTTTTTTGCTGATTTAAAAAAAATTCTAATATATTTTTCCGTTTAAACATAAAAAAATATTTTTCTCTTCATTGTTGTGAAATTGATTTCCATTTTTCAAATACATGAAGCGCTTTTCCAGATTGAATTGCTTTTCTTGCTAATTTTAATCCATCTTTTAAATCTTGACATAATTCAGCGCACCAAAGTGTTGCCGCTGTGTTCATGGCAACGGCATCCATTACTGCCGGATGGGCTTGGTTTTTTAAGACATCAATTAATACTCTAGAATTGTATTCTATATCTTTGCCAAGAAGGTCTTTAATTTGATGATTTTGAATTCCAAAATCACTGGGTTTAATGACTTCATGAGTGATTTTTCCGTTTTCTAATTTGGAAATATAGGATGCACTACAAACAGATATTTCATCTAAGCCATCTTCGCCGTGCGCTATCATTCCTCTTGTTTTATTTAATTTTTTTAGACAATTGATTAATAGAGGTAAACAATCTTTATGATAAACCCCAATAAATTGTCCTGTTAACGGAACAGGATTTGCTAATGGAAATAAAAGATCAATAATTGTTTTAAATCCTAATGTTTTTCTTATATCCATTAAATGCTTTAGAGTGGGATAAAAAGTTTTAGAACTTAAAAAGGCAATTTTAAAATCTTTTATATTTTCGTATGCTTGTTCAACGGATTGAACGGGAGATAAATTTAGCATTTGAAAAACATCACTGCTTGCCGATTTATTTGATACACTAACTCCTGTAAATTTAGCTACATTTGCTCCTGCTCCTGCTGCTACAATAGATGCTGTCGTTAAAATATTTAGGGTTGTAAGCCTATCTCCACCAGTACCAGCGCAATCAACAATATGATTTAAATTGTGGTCTTTTATTATTTTATTTTTTTCTTGAATTGTATTTAAAATTCGAATGATCACATCTTCAGAAATCGGCAAAAACCGAAATCCTGTAAGAACAGCGGCTATTCGAACATCAGATAAGGTACCATCTATCATGCTATGTGTAAGAGCTTCTGCTTCATCTATTGAAAATCCACGTCCTGCAAAAACTTGTTCCATTATGGGAGAGAAATTTTTATCAATAATCATGATCATTCTCTTTTTTTTGAATTGGTGTTGTATGATATGCGAAACTAGCAGATAAAACGGATTGTGTAAATGGATTATTTTTTATAGATTTTAAATTTAAAAATTCATTTATTTCATGAAAACAAGTAGCAGGAGCCTCTAAGGAAAGAACATGGGCACAACCTTCGACCCATTTGGCGTCGATATTTTTAATGCTTTTAGAAAGAACAATAGGTATTTTACTTGACAATAATCTGTCTTCTTTACCCCACAGAAGGAGAACTGGGCAATTTATATTTTTTAAATTGTCGTCCACAAAATGAGTTTCTTTTGTTAATTTTAAAAGATCTTTAATTCTATCATCCTTTAAATTTCTAAATAAAGAACGTTTTGCTGTTTTACTTAATAATGGGAATCCCGTATAAGGAAAGGCTTTTAAAATACCAGGATATAATTTTTGAAATTTTTTCCAACTTAAAAAAGTAAGAGTATCTCTTAATTCAAAGGGATTTATTTTTAAACCAGCTGGGTTCATTAAAATAAGGCTGTTCACTAATTTTGGATTTGTGCTAGCAATATACATAGAAAGCCAGCCGCCTAAGCTTAGCCCACAAAGATCCACAGATTGATTTGTTGTGGTTGAAATAAATTCAATTAAGGATTCTGCATGTTGTAAAAAATCCATTACAGGATTATTAGCTTCACTAAAACCAGACATATGAAATAAATCGGGAATAATAATTCGCCTTTTATTTTCAAACATTTTCCCTAAAATCCACCAACTTTGCGCACTGCTACCAAGTCCGTGAACAAAAATAAGAGGTTTTAAATTTGAATTTGGATCGCTATCATAATAATGTAACTGTCCGAATTTTGTTGGAATTACTTTTGATTTAAATCCTGTTACGTTAAGAATTTTTTTAAAACATTTCGATATTGTTCTATCTACTTTTATTTCTGTTGATTTTATTACATCAAAGTTTTCTACCTTACCGGCAGGGCGAATAATAATTTGAAGGAGTTTGAGTTGTAGGTATCTATTCACATCCATATTGCCGGAAAGGAAACCTAAGCTAAAATTCCTCTGGGTCATTTTTATCCAATCTCTTTTAAGAGGATTTGTTCAATTTTACTTGCCATGACCTCTATTTGGCTAAGTTCAGGTCCTTCAAGCGTGATACGAGCTAAGGATTCTGTGCCGCTATAACGTAACAAAACCCGACCTGAAGAACCGAGTTCTTTCTCAAATTCTCTCACAAGTGATGTGGTCATGTGAAGAGTCTCTAATGGTGGTTTCCTGTTAACTTTTACATTTTTAGTGATTTGTGGAAACTTTTTCATAACAGAAGTGAGTTCAGATATTTTCTTTTTCGTATGGCACATCATTTCAAGAACTTTTAAACAAGCAATAACAGCATCTCCTGTTGTGCTTGAGTCCAAAAAGATAAGGTGACCAGATTGTTCGCCACCTAAATAAAAGTCATTTGAGAGCATACTTTCCATAACGTTACGATCCCCAACATTGGTTCGGACTACATGGATACCTGCATTTTCCATAGCGACATCAAAACCTTTGTTGCTCATTATCGTAACACAAACACCGTTATTTTTTAATTGATTTTGTGATTTCATTTCAAGAGCACACATAGCGATAATGTGGTCTCCATCTAGAATGTTTCCTTTTTCATCTACTACGATCAATCTGTCGGCATCACCATCTAAAGCAAAGCCAATATCCGCTTTATATTCCACAACCTTTTCTGCTAAAATTTGTGGGTGGAGAGCGCCACTATTTAAATTGATATTAAAGCCATTGGGATCATTATGTATACTTATGACTTCAGCGCCCAATTCTTCAAATACTTTTGGAGCCACTTTGTATCCTGCACCATGAGCACAATCCAAAACAATTTTTTTGCCATCTAATTTTAAATTTTTTGGAAATCTTTCTTTTAAAAATACAGCATATTGACCAATGGCATCATCAATTCTTTTTGCGCGGCCCATATGCTCGGAATTGACTAAATATTTTTCAAGGTCAGGACTATCCATAAGTTGTTCAATATAGGATTCATCGCTATCTGGTAATTTAAATCCGTTATGATCAAATAATTTAATTCCATTATCATAATAAGGATTATGGCTTGCGGAAATCATAATGCCAGCATCGGCTCTCATGCCTCTCGTTAAATAAGCAATTCCTGGAGTTGGTAAGGGACCAACAAAAAGAACGTCTACACCGACGCTGCAAAGTCCTGATGCAATTATGCCTTCAATTAAATATCCGCTAACTCTAGTGTCTTTTCCTAAAAGAACTTTAGGGCGATTTGATCTTCTTTTTAAAGTAACTCCAAAAGATTGAGCAAGTTTTAATAAGTTAACAGGTGTCATCAATCCAGAATTCGCTTCGCCGCGAATGCCGTCTGTTCCGAAATATTTTGCCATAACATTTATGCCTTCAAGGATTAAGATGTACTGAAATAGAGTCTGGAATCATTTTAACCAAGGAAACATTCCCAGGAATTTTTAAAATGATTGGCTTGTCTTGCCATCCAGGTTTTAAGTCTGATGCGTCGATAAAAACACGAACATCAGACGGATCAAGTTTATTGAGAATAACTCTTTGCCCAGAAACTTCAACGTCTATGGAGCTTGGGCGTAATTGAAGTTTAGAAAAATTCTTTTTATTCGCATTTTTGATTTCAATGGGAACGGAACGAAAAATGCGATTAAATTTTTTCGGTCCTAAAGTAATTGCAACAACAACGCTTTTTTCAAAAGATTTAATTGCAGAAGATTCTTCTAATTCAACATTTGCATCAGTAATTAAATTTTTATTTATCCCTTCAATTACAATGGGTATTGTAAAAATATTTTGTGTTCTTGCAAGCTGTTGGCGAGAACCAGATACTTTGATTTGTGATGGTGTTACTTTTACTTGCTCAACCATGAGCCCCGCTTGAGGTTCTCCTTTTAGCACAGCTTGTATTGGTAAGACTTTTTCTTGAATTTTATCTATATCAACATCAATGTATGGACGTTCAATTAACATTGCATATTGTTTTGGAAGTTTTGGAAAATTTTCTCTACTTACTTTTACACGAACGCGGCCTGGGGTTTCACTGATAATTTCAATTTCACCCGTGAGTTCCATATCTGTTGGCGAAATGGAAAAAATAGAGTTTTGTTGTTTTATCGTAACATCAAGAGTTCGTTCTTTTTGTCCTAAAATAATCATAGAGGGTGAAGTTATTAACTTAACTCTCGCAATTTTTTCAAAACTCAAATCTTTGTCTGTTCTCACAATAAAAAATATAACTATGGCAAATAAAACAGAGAGAACTTTTAACCAAAAATTATTGGTAATAAGTTTAATAAAGTCCCTTAAAAAAGATGTATTTTCGTGTGATCCAGCTGGCATTATTTTTTATCATCCTTTTTTATTTTTTCTAAAGGAGTTTCCTCATTTTTGTTTTTTTCTATAGGAGGATCGAGAGGAATACCACCAATGGAAACATCCCGAGGTGGAGGAGATTTGGGTATTGGTGGATCAAAGCGATCTTCAGGTGCAATTTCAGCAATTGCTTTTAGTGCCTTATTTTTTCCGCTTGCATTTTTATTTTCTTCTTCATGTTCTAAATTATCAATATCATCATCTTTTAAATTATTAGAGTCATTATTCAAACTTTGATGTTTATTTAAAATATTACTCGATATAAATTGAATATCCGACGATTTTATATCTTTAATTTTTGAACTTCTAGGAAACCTTATATGAATATTTTTTGGTACGTTTGAAGCAATTTTATTTTCATATTCTACTTGTTGCATAGACAACTCTGCTTGTTGTATAGCCAAAGTCTCCAGTGAAGATACCTTTTTTTGCAAGGAGTTTGATTTGTCATTAGATTTTCTTCTGTCATTATCAAATGGTTGTATTTTATTAGAACTAAAAATAGATTTTAATTTTAAAATAAATTTATGATATTTAAATAATACAAAATTTTCTATCCAATAAATTATATTTGAGTTTTGTCCTCTTGGTAAAAGAAGAATGGAAAGCATTTTTCGAGCAGCTTCAGAAGAACTTTGTCTTTGTAAGTTACCTTCCCAGGCAATAGATATATTCCCCGTTTCTTCACTAACAACAAGGACAACTGCGTCTGTTTCTTCGGATATTCCAACGGCCGCACTATGACGTGTCCCCATTTTTTTAGAAAATCGTGGGTTTTTTGAAAGTGGTAATTGAGCTGAAGCGCAATTAATTCTATCTTTTTTAATGATAACAGCGCCATCATGAAGTGGAGAAAATGATTGAAATATGCTGCTTAATAATTGCTCTGAGACAACAGCATCAAGCATTATGCTGTGATCGTATAATTTATCTAATCCGACTGAACGCTCAAAAACGATAAGAGCCCCAATACGCTCATGGCTTAAAGATTTTGCTGCATTTGTGATTTCATCTATAATATTTGTTCCAGAAACGGAATCGAGTCCTGTTGTAAACGGGCCACGACCGAATCTTGTAAGTAAACGACGAATATCATCTTGAAAAAGTACAATAACAACAATAATAAAAGAAGAATAAAATTTACTTATGATCCAATGCAATGTATCAAATTGAAGCATGCTTGAAAAAACATAAGTGATAAATATGACAAGCATTCCAATAAGAACTTGAGCGGCTCTTGTTCCTTTAAGAAGAGATATAATTTGATAAAGTAAGAATGCCACTAGAGAAATGTCTAGGATAGCTTTCCAAGATATTATTGTTTTAATTGATTCTAAGTAATTCATTCCTTCCCATTACATCTTATCCACTACAATTCCTTGTGGTGGGGTAAATTCAAATAAATCATTTGAAACTGGCTTTGGTGAATAAGTATCAAAAAGAAGTCTTGTACGGTTTCCATTTAACTGCACAATACGAAGCTCTTGAATGAAACCAGTCTTCACCTGAATAACAGCGTATAAAACTTTTTGCTGTTTGTCTCCTTTGGGAGTTAGTCTCAAAAGGATATCATCGTCATTTTGTAGTGGGGGAGTGTCAGATTTTACATGAGAGGTATTTATGTCGTGTTGTGCTTTTTTGCCTTCACTTTTTTTCCACTCAGTGACGTCATAAAATTTTTTAATATTTGAAAGATCAGTTAAAAGTTGAACGAATCCAAGTTCATTTGAACTCGCATTTAAGTG from Silvanigrella paludirubra encodes:
- the trpD gene encoding anthranilate phosphoribosyltransferase, translating into MIIDKNFSPIMEQVFAGRGFSIDEAEALTHSMIDGTLSDVRIAAVLTGFRFLPISEDVIIRILNTIQEKNKIIKDHNLNHIVDCAGTGGDRLTTLNILTTASIVAAGAGANVAKFTGVSVSNKSASSDVFQMLNLSPVQSVEQAYENIKDFKIAFLSSKTFYPTLKHLMDIRKTLGFKTIIDLLFPLANPVPLTGQFIGVYHKDCLPLLINCLKKLNKTRGMIAHGEDGLDEISVCSASYISKLENGKITHEVIKPSDFGIQNHQIKDLLGKDIEYNSRVLIDVLKNQAHPAVMDAVAMNTAATLWCAELCQDLKDGLKLARKAIQSGKALHVFEKWKSISQQ
- a CDS encoding alpha/beta fold hydrolase, with protein sequence MDVNRYLQLKLLQIIIRPAGKVENFDVIKSTEIKVDRTISKCFKKILNVTGFKSKVIPTKFGQLHYYDSDPNSNLKPLIFVHGLGSSAQSWWILGKMFENKRRIIIPDLFHMSGFSEANNPVMDFLQHAESLIEFISTTTNQSVDLCGLSLGGWLSMYIASTNPKLVNSLILMNPAGLKINPFELRDTLTFLSWKKFQKLYPGILKAFPYTGFPLLSKTAKRSLFRNLKDDRIKDLLKLTKETHFVDDNLKNINCPVLLLWGKEDRLLSSKIPIVLSKSIKNIDAKWVEGCAHVLSLEAPATCFHEINEFLNLKSIKNNPFTQSVLSASFAYHTTPIQKKENDHDY
- the glmM gene encoding phosphoglucosamine mutase codes for the protein MAKYFGTDGIRGEANSGLMTPVNLLKLAQSFGVTLKRRSNRPKVLLGKDTRVSGYLIEGIIASGLCSVGVDVLFVGPLPTPGIAYLTRGMRADAGIMISASHNPYYDNGIKLFDHNGFKLPDSDESYIEQLMDSPDLEKYLVNSEHMGRAKRIDDAIGQYAVFLKERFPKNLKLDGKKIVLDCAHGAGYKVAPKVFEELGAEVISIHNDPNGFNINLNSGALHPQILAEKVVEYKADIGFALDGDADRLIVVDEKGNILDGDHIIAMCALEMKSQNQLKNNGVCVTIMSNKGFDVAMENAGIHVVRTNVGDRNVMESMLSNDFYLGGEQSGHLIFLDSSTTGDAVIACLKVLEMMCHTKKKISELTSVMKKFPQITKNVKVNRKPPLETLHMTTSLVREFEKELGSSGRVLLRYSGTESLARITLEGPELSQIEVMASKIEQILLKEIG
- a CDS encoding YbbR-like domain-containing protein, with product MPAGSHENTSFLRDFIKLITNNFWLKVLSVLFAIVIFFIVRTDKDLSFEKIARVKLITSPSMIILGQKERTLDVTIKQQNSIFSISPTDMELTGEIEIISETPGRVRVKVSRENFPKLPKQYAMLIERPYIDVDIDKIQEKVLPIQAVLKGEPQAGLMVEQVKVTPSQIKVSGSRQQLARTQNIFTIPIVIEGINKNLITDANVELEESSAIKSFEKSVVVAITLGPKKFNRIFRSVPIEIKNANKKNFSKLQLRPSSIDVEVSGQRVILNKLDPSDVRVFIDASDLKPGWQDKPIILKIPGNVSLVKMIPDSISVHLNP
- the cdaA gene encoding diadenylate cyclase CdaA — encoded protein: MNYLESIKTIISWKAILDISLVAFLLYQIISLLKGTRAAQVLIGMLVIFITYVFSSMLQFDTLHWIISKFYSSFIIVVIVLFQDDIRRLLTRFGRGPFTTGLDSVSGTNIIDEITNAAKSLSHERIGALIVFERSVGLDKLYDHSIMLDAVVSEQLLSSIFQSFSPLHDGAVIIKKDRINCASAQLPLSKNPRFSKKMGTRHSAAVGISEETDAVVLVVSEETGNISIAWEGNLQRQSSSEAARKMLSILLLPRGQNSNIIYWIENFVLFKYHKFILKLKSIFSSNKIQPFDNDRRKSNDKSNSLQKKVSSLETLAIQQAELSMQQVEYENKIASNVPKNIHIRFPRSSKIKDIKSSDIQFISSNILNKHQSLNNDSNNLKDDDIDNLEHEEENKNASGKNKALKAIAEIAPEDRFDPPIPKSPPPRDVSIGGIPLDPPIEKNKNEETPLEKIKKDDKK
- a CDS encoding LolA family protein, which codes for MFKKLIKINFIVLSLLAINPIYSQTKKTSKSFETRYTETMKLASKQEIFTVNFKQEIYSALRDKISLSDGVLSIKKPSSFRFEITSPRKEIYLSNGKSFWKYIPELKHAQHLNASSNELGFVQLLTDLSNIKKFYDVTEWKKSEGKKAQHDINTSHVKSDTPPLQNDDDILLRLTPKGDKQQKVLYAVIQVKTGFIQELRIVQLNGNRTRLLFDTYSPKPVSNDLFEFTPPQGIVVDKM